The Bdellovibrio sp. NC01 genome includes the window GGAATTGTCGCTCACGTAAGTGATTCCGCCACCACATGCGAGAGCACTACCTGGATACAGGACGGCCTTTAGTAAAGAACACTCAAGCAGATTTGCACGAAGCGATTGTGTATATTGTATCGGCCTCTTGCGAGTTCACGAGTTTGCATCAATTCTCAAAGTGTTATTGTTGAAATAAGATATTCGTGGAAAACGCATAACAAGGAGGCCACTATGAAAGCAAGTCTACTGCTAGTAAGTGCACTTCTGCTGGGGACTCTGGCAGAAGCTTACGATGATGACTATCATCGCAACACAATGAATCCGACAACAAGTGATCAATACCGTACACCAGAACAAAGAGAATTCAGCTCTCGCGCGGCTGAAAACACATACGAGTCCACAGGCCGAAGCATGAGAGATAAATATATACGTGCTTCAAATACAAGCCACGATACTTATCAAGATCAATACAAAGCCAACCAATACGATCGCACTCGTGAATAGATTGATCTCTCATAAAAAAAGCGGCAGAATATACAAAAACAATAAGAAAATAAAAAGCCAGGGCCGTACAACCCAATGCCAACCAATGTAGCGAGGATCAAAAAATCAGAATTTCAACGCTTAATTTGAGATTCATCAAAAAGAGGTGACCCACGGATCTCTACCCGATTGTGTCTTGGCTTCATCGTCTTCGTCCTTTTGAAGAGCAGTCCACTTATATATAGCAATAAGCACAGCCTGTTCTTTTTCTCCGTCGATATAGGCATTTAACATATCACTATATTCGACATCATAGATCTCACAAAGCTGCTTCAGTACAGCGATTGATGGTTTTGCGGAGCCTCGTTCGATGTTTGAAATGAATTGGTGATTTGATTTGCCGATCAACTCGGCCGCTTCCCTCTGAGTCAGCGCTTTATTCATCCGCTTCTGTCTCAAAAATTCATACAAACTCATGTGCATCCCTCGTTGCTGTGTTGTGGAATAGTTATTCTCCGAATAAATCTTATCGAGTAGTTATAGACTATAAATATTTATAACCGGAAATAGCGGAGTCATGAAAAAAGGCGAACCGACTCACGTGAATCCGAAGGTTCAACGATGATATTTTTTAAATTAACATTGGGCCCGAAAACTTCTAATGCCCACTTGGAGATGAAGCGCAACGTTCCCATTCAGACTTAATTTTTTTGCTCACTTTGCGATGACAAAGATTCATATATTCTTGGGTCATTTCTGATTCTTGGACGCTGTAGATTTCGCAAAGTTTTTTTAGAACTTCAATCGATGGCACGGACTGGCCACGCTCGATGTTAGAAATGTATTGCCCTTGTTGATCCTTACCCAGCAATTGCGCTGCCTCCGACTGGGTAAGGCGTTTATTGATGCGCAACTGTTTGATGTAAAGACCAAAGGTGTTCATAAATAACTTTCAAGTTAGCAGAATCTTTGTCGCACCTTCGCACGGAAACTTCGCAATACAAAGTTACGTATTTGAAACCAAACTCAAGCAAACGCCTGCGTTAAGGATTCCACCGTCCCTTACGCGTAAACTGTTTTTTAAAATCTTCAGTAATAACCCTGATTTCTTCTTGTAAGAATTTTTCAAACAAAAGTTCGTCATCATATTTAAAGATCTTGGCCAATGTCTTCAAATGCGCCACGGGTGGCGTAGAAATACCACGCTCCCAGTTGGACACATACTGAGGAGTTGCATACTGCAACTTTTCTGCGACTTCAAATTGTGTCAGATGTGACTGAACACGGAGTTCGCGCAGAAGCTCAGCGAATTCATTTCTTCCCATCATAAACTAGTTCCCATTTGCGGCACGCACTAATCTATCGGTGTGGAGTTTCCATTTTCGCAAAGCCTTTTCAGCCGCAATCGTTTGAACTTCAGTTAAGTATTTCGGCCACACCTCATCGGGATGAACTTTGTAGACTTCACACATTTTGCTCAACAGACTCATAGGTGGAAGTCTTCGGCCCATTTCAATGTTTGATAAAAATTGACTGTGGCGTATTCCAAAAAGTTCAACCGCCTTTTTTTGTGAAAGACCGACACCTCTTCGTAACTCTTTAATATGTTTTCCTAGTTCCGACATAATTCTCAATCCTTTGATGACTCACGCGTGATATAAAAAACTAAATCCGTTCGTTACCAATGAACAGTTATTAGTCTTTCAGATAACTCGCGTACTTTAAGCCGATTATTGTCGAAAATGCAGACACAAGATTCTCAATTTTTTGTTGATATTTGTTTTTAGAAATTTACCAAGTAAATTACAGAAAATTCTCATTCAGGCTGCGCGGAATTCACCGCAAAAACGTTCAGTTTAATTAACAAGATTCAACCTTCCTCGTGCAGCAGTAGATTCATCGCAAAGAACATAACGACACTCTTGGAAATAGAACCTAGTTTAACAATAGGAATTCAATTCAACCAACCCTCTATCTAACAAGGAGAAAAGTAATGGCAACACGTTCAAGTTCTTCCCGCCGTCATTCTTCGGGCTCTTCACGCAGAGGATTCGCTTCGATGGATCCAGAAGAACATCGTAGAATTTCAGCAATGGGTGGTCACGCAAGTCATGGTGGCAAAGATGGTCAGGTTCGTCGTTCTCGTGACGAAGACTATGACGAAGATAATTATAAAGATGATGAAGATTATCGGGAGAATGAATCTAGGTATTAGATCATAGCGGAAGCCTCACCCGGGTCGAATCTCCCTCGACCTGGGAATTACCCCACTACCACTTCAAAAGTTTGACGTCAGCTAAAGAGCCCTTTGAACAGCCATGATGGCCCGTCTTATTCACTTCATACTTCCCCATGACAGTGACCTTGCTACGATTAATGGCGCCGTAACTATGCAAACCATCTTTGGGAATGTCGAGCCAAATATTTTCGTCACACTTCACTCGGCCACTATTATCAGAAAGAGTTGTATTATCGGGTTCAAAGCTTGCGTAGCCTTCAACTTTTAAGAACGTGCCGTTGAAATTGCGGGAGTTCTCCAAAACCGTGGCAACACTGACCGCCGGAAAAAGTTTCCCAAAAGTTTGGGCGTCGTCGCGAGTGATTCCATACCAATAATCTTTGCCGTTAGAAAAACCGCGCATCTGTAAACATTCATAACAAATCAAGAAGTCTGCTTTTTGCCCGGCTTTCTCAACATGAATGCGATGACGTGAATTAAAGCACGCCCTTGTGGGCGCTTTCGGATCAAATGATTTCGTCGCTCTTTCAATTTCGTTCTTAACGATTCCAATACCGTCGCGATCAAGCTCAGTTTGATTCAGAACTTTGTAATTTTCTGGTTTTAGTTCGCCCGCGGGTTCTGGATTCACAGAATACAAAGTCATCGAATCGGGATTATCGAAGATCTTCAGAAGTTCTTCGGACTCTTTTTCAATTTGCGCATTAACGAGTGCTTCGCGCGCAGCCCTTTCTTCGCCGGGCGTGCGAATGATCTTGGCTGCTACGGTCACAACCAGCGCACTCAAGAAGGCCACCATAATTCGAACCAACATCGACGATCTCATGGCCCCCATAAATAGGGCCATCTTTTCATTCTGTCTAGAGGGAAACGACGGCGAACCCATAACGTAATGCAAGCCTATAAATATTCTTTGTTTAGTAAAGATAATTTGACTGGCTGATGCCCCCGTTTTGCCGAACGACGTCACCAAAAGCCAACCCAGAGCTTGATGAAAAAGCGAGTCTTTTGAAACCCATCCCTAGAGTTGCGCATCTTTACATTTACCGAAATGAGTCGATGGGGTTTGCCGTGAAGATGAGCGTAAAAAACTATTACGTTTGGCAGGAAGTTAAAATGGGTATCCTATGGGCCCGAACGAAGCTTCACAAAGTAGACGAAGCTGAAGGCCAAGCTGGCGTGCGCCAATGCTCACTGGTTGACCACGTGCCGCTTGCAACCGAAGCGAGCCGATAATATTGACATCCCTTAAGAACGGAGCACAATCAAAGTTCTTGAGGACCGGTATGATTGAGATCGTCTTAGGTGTGTGGTTTGCGTGTTTAAGTTTATCGGCGATTGTCGTCAGCATTAATTTTTACCTGACACGCAAACAGCTGCAATCCCGCAGCCTTCAGATTTTAAATCAGAATCTTGTTAAGATCGACCTTTTCTGGTCAAACTCAAACGCCGATTTTAATACGCTAACGGAAAATGCCATTCAACTTGATGCTAGAAAAACTCTGCGCAACACGTTGCTAGTGGGCTTTCTGGGAATTGCCAGTGTGCCTGGTTTTTTATTACTAACAGCAGTTGTATTGTCAGTCAGATTTTTAGCGCGTTCACGCAAAGAAGTCGCAACGTTTCGCAGTGAATTGGCTGAAAGAGATTTAAGTAAAGACGAAGTTGAAAGACTCGTTTCAGAACTTCGCCATATTCATTAGAAAAAATTATTTAACACCTGGATTGGAAATTCCCATCATACCACCACCCGGGAAGCCCATGTATCCACCCTGCCCCGGATTATAGGGATTGTAGCCATTATATCCAGCCGTGATTTCGCACGCCTTATCTGCAAATGGATTCTTTTTATTTTTGGCGTTCGCACAGAGTTTTGCACCGAATGCACTGCCCGCTTCATGCTGAGCGACCGTCCATTCAAAGTCGACATCATAGGTCGCAACTTTTTGTGAAGCTTTTTTGTAGCGTTCATCACTCCAGCCTGAAGGTTTGAACAACTTGCCTAAAATACCTTCATTAGGATTCATTAAATCCTTGGGGCCCTTATAGCGAACATCTGAACATGGCAAATTCTTGCCCGCGATACTGCCGCCGCCGAAATACCAATCAGAATACAATTGTGCCGCATCACCTTGACCGACATATCCTTCGATCTTTTGCAGAACGATCTCTTTTTCGTCTTTCTTCAGACCCTTGATATTGAACTGATATAGCAGGTTGCATTTCTGCATCGTTTCTTTATCGAATTTCGAACAGTCAACTTTACCGTCTAACTCGTCAGTCCAAACTTTCAAAACCTTGTCTTGAATCGTTTTGGTATCGTTCAAATCCGACACGCCTAAGCTCTTCGCAATCTGTTCAGAGTCTTTGATCTTTCGGTTATTGGCTTCGCACATACGGATGCCACGATATAAACGAGCCGCTTGCTTTTGCACGGTAACGGCCGTCTCTGGCGACATGCCTTTTTCAACCATTTTACAGCCCAGGAATGCGGAACCATAGACGTGATAGTACTTACCGGGAATATGTTTTTCTTTTTCTGGATCTTGAACAGACATGATTTTGTCTTTCAATGCTTTTGGAATATCCGCTGATGCTGACAACGAACCTGGCAAATAGAAATCAGAACTTTGCGCGGGACACTCCAGTACCGACACCATGCCTTTTTGACTCTGCAGGGCTTGTATTTGTGAATTCAGATACGACGCCTGTTGTCCTAAAATATATGTCTTCTGTTTTTCTTCATCAGAAGCGTCAAATTTTGCAAAGGATGCTTTAAGCTTCGCATCCATTTTCTTTTTCATTGCTTTGACTTGTTCAACTTGATTTTTGACTTTGTCTTTTGCGGCATCTGATGAGTCCCAATACGAATAAGCGCCTTGAGCGACATCATCATGACCGCACATTCCGATAAGCTGTAAAGCCGCTTCCGGATTGCCATTGGCATGCTTCATCGCCAGATCCAAAACCCAGCCTTCTTTGTAGTCTTTTTTATCCCCAACGCCGGCTTGATCCGTCAATTTCGCGCGGTTGTCTTTGCACGAATCCATCAAACCGTTTTTCATAAGCTCAAGCCAATTGACTGAAGCTTCTTTGGTTTTATCAAGTTCACGATCACATTGATTGTTCTTCTTAAGTGTGGCTCTGATGTCGTCGTAAAAACCTTTGGCCGCGTCTTGAAAGCATTTATTTTTTTGGTATTCCCGAGTGAAATAAGCAGAGATGCCGCGATTTGATCCGCCGACAGAAGAATCACCCTGATAAGCTTCAGGATTCACAATTTTCATGTACTCTTGCAAACCACTTTTTAAGTTTGAATCCGGAATATAATCAATCGCTTTATTAACAAGACTGCCCGTTGAACTAACGGCCGACTTTTCTTGTGCATCTTTACCCAGTGTTGGATAAAAACCCTGCGGCATCGGTCCTACCATGCCACCTTGCCCCATCCCCATGCCCATACCCAAGGTACCAACGCCGTTAACCATTTCTTGGTCGCCGACAGTGATCTTTGCCGAGGCGGAATTCACGATAAGTGCAATGATAAGAAAGGCATAAAGTTTCATGCTTTCTACATCGGCACTTGGAATATCAAAATGAACTAGCCTTCGGTCTTAAATAGTTTCGCTGCTATAAAACCGATAAAGTGCTTATGAAAAAGAATTTACTGATTCTAACCCTTTCAATGATGGCATCCCTACAAGCGCAAGCTTTTGATCGTTTGTACTGCCAATCAAGCCTGAAAGGTTGGATCATCTCTTCTTCCAATCAAACTCGCGATGCCATTTTAACGCCACAGAAATCAAGTGGAACATTCACACAAAAACAGGCTTCTGAATTGGTGCTGATTGGCGACGAAGCAGAAACCTTGCTGACGGTTTTCCCGTGGAATTCGTTATACGTTCGCACTCATGCGACGACAAAAACGAAGTACAACGTGTTCACACAAGAATCGAAATCGGGCTTCGTCATCGAGCTGCAAAACAAGATTAATAAATCGACTCGCTCTTTCGCCTGCCGCTATACGTTCTAGCCCCTAAAGTGTGACTTTCTGGCCTCTGTCTGAGTGTGTTTTTGCGCACTCAACAAGATGCACCACGAACTAGAATACAACTCATAGAGAACTTCATTGCCAAAATGGCCGTAAAATCCTATTTTTTCCATAGAAGGGCCCCCTGAAAATTAGGGCTTTGGAGACTTCAATGGAAAGCACATATAAAAGCAAACGTCCGGTGAAAATTCCTTACTCGGGAACAGTTTTGCTTGAGATGTCACTTCTTAATAAAGGCACGGCCTTTTCAGAATCAGAGCGCAGAGAATTAAAACTTCATGGACTTGTTCCACACACGATTGAAACAATCGAAGAACAAACGACTCGCGCCTACACTCAATTTCATCAATTCAAAGCGGATCTAGATAAACACGTTTACTTGCGCAACCTGCAAGACACGAACGAAACGCTTTACTACCACATGATCAATAAACATCTGACCGAGATGATGCCGATCATTTACACGCCGGTTGTGGGCGAAGCGTGCCAACACTTCTCTGAAATCTACCGTGCGAACCGTGGTCTTTTTATTTCTTACCCAAATCGCGATCACATTGATGACATGCTTGCCAACGTCACAAAAAGAAATGTGAAAGTTATCGTCGTCACTGATGGCGAACGTATCTTGGGGCTTGGTGACCAAGGTATCGGCGGCATGGGCATTCCGATCGGTAAACTATCGCTATACACAGCGTGCGGCGGCATCAGTCCCGCTTACACATTGCCGATTGTGTTGGATGTTGGAACGAACAACGAACAATTGATTAACGATCCACTGTACATGGGTTGGAAACATCCACGTATCACGGGCGAAGAGTATGAAAACTTCGTTGATGCTTTCGTCAAAGCCGTGAAACGCCGTTGGCACGATGTTCTTTTGCAATTCGAAGACTTCGCGCAAAAGAACGCTTCCCCTATTTTAAAAAAATATCGTGAACAAATCTGCTGCTTCAATGACGACATTCAGGGAACTGCCGCAGTGGTACTTGGTTGCTTGATTGCAGCAAGTCGCGCTAACGGTGGAAAGCTTCGCGATCAACGTGTGGCTTTCTTGGGTGCGGGATCTGCTGGTTGCGGTATTGCAGAACAAATCATTTTGCAGATGAAGCGCGAAGGTTTAAGCGACGCCGAAGCTCGCGCACGCATTTACATGGTCGATCGTTTTGGTCTATTGACTGATAAAATGCCAAACCTTTTGGATTTCCAAAGCGCCTTGGTACAAAAAACCGATGCCCTGACTTCGTGGAATACGGAAGGTGAAGAAATCTCTTTGCTAGAAACTGTGCAAAACGCGAAGCCAACAATTTTGATTGGTGTGTCTGCTCAACCGGGTCTTTTCACTGAAGAGATCATTCGTACTATGCACAAAAATTGTTCTCACCCGATTGTGATGCCGCTATCGAATCCGACTTCGCGTGTGGAAGCTCTGCCAGAAAATATTATTCGTTGGACAGACGGTGCTGCACTTGTTGCGACAGGGAGTCCGTTTGCGCCAGTGACATATAACGACAAAGTTTATCCCATTGCCCAATGTAATAACTCGTACATCTTCCCTGGTATTGGCCTTGGTGTTTTGACTTCAAAAGCTCGTCAAGTCACAGACGGTATGATGATGGCAGCAAGCAATGCGCTGGCTGATTGCTCACCTATGGCGAAAGATCACAAAGGGGCATTGCTACCAAATCTTGCCGACATTCGTGAAGTGTCCCGTACAATCGCTTTACGAGTGGCAAAAGCGGCCATGGAAGATGGCGTTGCTAAGAAAGTATCTGACGAAGAATTACAAAAATCTTTGGACGAGAATTTCTGGTATCCCGAATACCGCAGCTATACGAAGGCTGACTGGTAAATATTTTAGGCGAGACGTTGTTGGCGCAACTTCTCGCCCACTTTGATCACTGCCGCAATCACGGGCTTCAATTCCCGCCCCAACTCAGTCAGTGAATATTCCACAGATGGCGGCGATGTCTTCAGTTGAGTTCTATTTATCAATCCCGACTTTTCCATGCGCTTAAGTCTGGCACTTAAAACTTTCGCAGATACCTTTGGCATATCCGTGCGCAGTTCGCTAAAGCGACGAGGGTTGTGATAAAGGACCCACAAGATATTCGCCGTCCACGTCCCCGAGATAAAACGCATGCACGTCTCTAAAGGACAATCCGATGCGGTTGGGTCTATTTTGGTTTTACGGCGTTTCAACATGGCTCACCACTTTTCTAGTTTCCAAACGGTAACTGCTTTTACTCGTAAGGCAGTACAAATTTATTTACAGAACTAGCATGCAATCGTATTTTTGAAAAGCAATCTGACAAAAAGGAGATTCCTATGAAGTTATACTTTTCACCTGGCGCCTGCGCTTTGGGTCCACAAATCATTCTGCGCGAAGCGGGTCTTAACTTTGATCTAGTCAAAGTGGATTTAAAAACAAAACAATTCGAGGGTGGCAATTATTTCGAAGTAAATCCTAAAGGCTACGTTCCTGCTTTGAAGTTGCCGGATGAGTCTTTACTGACTGAAGGAAGCATTATTTTGCAATGGATCGCGGATCAAGTTCCGGAAAAAAATCTGATTCCTCGTTTGGGTACGCGCGAACGATATACAGCCATGGAATGGTTGAATTATATTTCTTCAGAGTTGCACAAAGGCTATTCGCCATTATTCTATGCTCATGTTCATAACGAAGAAGCTTTAAAGTGGAATCATGAAAAAGTCGCAAAACGCTTGAGCTTACTTGATAAACATCTTGCCGATAACGACTACATCTTAGGTTCTGAGTTTTCTGTTGTTGATGCGTATGCATACAACATTCTTCGCTGGTCCAACATCACAAAAGTAGATTTGACACCATTCACGAATCTTCAGTCATTCATGGCCAGAATGAATGAAAGACCGACAGTGAAAGCCGCTGTTGCTGCGGAAGGCATTCGTCTTTAAAAAAGTATGTTCAAGAATAAGCGCGTCGCCTGATCGGGCTTCGCGCTTATTCGAATTATTTCAATGTGCAAGTCACGTCTGTATAGATTGACTTCCAGATTTCAGAATAACTGCGACCTGACGATCTATCATCCAGAGCTTGAACGATTTGTTTTCCCGTCAATGTTTTGCCGTAAGCAGTTGGGAAATAGAAATAAACCGAACCGTTCGCATTAGCACTTTTCGTTAAATCAATAGAAACCGTGCCGCCGCCAGCAGGGTCTGCTGTCACTGAAGTGAGCTGACCTTGCTCATCCAGAAACGCGTATTCATCATCAATACTGAAATTCACGCGACCCGCTGTAGTGACGTACTCACCACCGCCAGTAACATGAACCACGTTGATCGCGGGTTTACCCGTACACCAGGGACCTTCGCCATCGCTATCGAAATCACAAGGGTTATGTGCAACCGGTGCCGAGACTTGCACGTCATTTAATACCAACTGACAAGAGTTACCGTCTTGATCAACACCAGCCAAAACACGGGCTTGAGCTGTCATCGACATGGCCATCATCGCGCCAGCAATAATCATATTTTTCATGGGGGACTCCTTTAATGGGAATGCCGTCCTTATACGAAATACAAATGGGAAAGAATATGCATGTTTTCACATATATTATATGCAATAATGTATATATTATGACGAAGTATCCACGCCACCTGATCGAATCGTTCATGACTTTCGCGACTGAAAGAAATGTCGTTAAAACCGCGAACACTCTGGGAATTTCTCAACCCGCACTCAGTCGTCACTTGCAACAACTTGAAGAACTTGTCGGCGAAAAGCTGTTCCAAAAACAAGGTAGACAAAAGACTCTATCCCCTATTGGCCATGAACTATTTGCGCGCATTCAGCCCACTTGGCAAAATTACGATGCGATTGTCGATGGGGTCGTTTCAAAATTCTCTATCGAACCACAACAGCCCGTAAAGATCTATGGCCCCGCAGAGCTTCTGTCACGCACGGCTGCTAACTTAACGTTCCCACATCCGTTGATCTTCACGCCAACTCGTAGCGGGACTGTTTCTGAGAACGTTGCTAAAGATGAAATTGCAATTGGTATCACACGCGTTGTCCCTGACAATCTTCAGGTCAGCGCCCGTGTTCTTTTCAAAGAAGGATTTCAGATCATCTATCCGGCAAAATGGAAGATCGCCACACCCGCAACAGAACGTCAGCTTATGCAAAAGCTTAACTCCTACCCAATCCTTGCTTATGGCGAAGATTTTTCTTTTCCCGAAGAGGCTTGGAGCAAATACAAACTCGAAGGCCAACCCCAGATTCTGCGCGTTTTACAAAATTGGGAGGTACTGCAGACCTGGGTCGAAAATGGATTGGGTTGGGCTGTTGCGCCAGCGAATTTACTGCGTAAGAGCTCAAAGATCATGGCAACGCCTGCATCCAATGATCTCGCACCGCACGTGAGTTATCACCTATTATACAAAAAAGATCTCATTCGCATTCCGTGGTTTAAGGTCTTAGTGAATGAGATCTTAGAAACTTACAAATCTACCTGATCATATAGAGGCTGGCGTTCTTTTCGCTGGCTGCACTACTAAAAACTGAAATGCACACAGGGACAGCAATCCACAGAACAGAATGACTCCACTCATCGGGAAGGCTGTACCGTTATGAAAATAACTTACGAAGTACGAAGACACTGAAGCCATACTCCACTGCAAACACCCATAAAGAGCTGATGCCGTTCCCGCCTGATGGCCTTGTGAAGACAGGGCTCCGGCTAAAGAGTTCGGACTGATAAAATTCAAACTCGCGAGGAAAATAAAAATAGAACCCAAGAAGACATACTTCGAAGGACCACTCCACGCGAAAAGTAAAACACACGCAGAGGCAATCGCGGCAATCCGCACACTCCAACGTAAAATCGTATCTGGAGCCCAACGTGATAACAAACGACGATTCACTTGTGAAGCCAAGACTAAACCCAGCCCATTCAAACCAAAGATCAAGCCATATTTTTCTGAAGGTATTCCCAGAAGCTCAATAAATACGAACGGAGAACCCGCTATATACGCGAACATTCCCGCGCGCACGGCCGTGTCTGGAATCAGGTAACCAACGAAATTTCTATTGCCTAAGAGTTTGATATAGGAAGTAAAGACCGTACCGATTTTTAATTCAGTTTTTCGCACCTTGCTTGTTTCAGGCAAGAAAATAGCGATCGCAATCATGCACAGCAAATTGGCGCCTGCTAATACAAAGAAAATCGCTTTCCATCCGAAGTGTTCGTTAATCACCGCACCCACGGTTGGCGCGATAATGGGTGCAATCCCCATCACTAAAGCCATATTAGACAAAAAAGTCGCGACTTGTTTCGTATCAAACAGGTCACGAATTATCGCACGCGTAATCACCATACCTGCGCAACCACCCAGGGCTTGCAACAAGCGAAAACCGATGAAGGTTTCAATATTTGGGGCGAAAGCACAACCCAACGTCGCAAAGAAATAGACAAGCATTCCCAATTGCAACGGCAGCTTACGGCCAAAGCGATCCGCTAGCGGTCCATAAAAAAGTTGGCCGAAGGCCATACCAACGAAAAACGTCGATACCGAAAGCTCCACGTTTGACATTGTCGTCATAAAATCCTTTTGAATACTGCCAAAGGCTGGCAAGTACATATCAATAGTCAAAGGATCAAGCGCCGTTAGAGTTCCTAATAATAAAACCAAACCAATGCCGTTTAAGAGTTTACTATTTTCTTTATCCATGGTGATCATCCTTACTGGCATTCCAATAACCAGTTGCTTTCACCCACTGTTCATTCGCGCCACGAACAGTGACCAGTAAATCGCGCAACTGCATTGCTACGGATTTTTCTGTCGCAATCCACACGAAATAGTCGCCAACAGGAAAACCCGTTTTTAGAATTTCATTTTTAAACTGTTCTGCGGATCCAGGCTTACGCCCATGGCGATAAAGCCATTGCACTTGCACATTTTCAGACAGTGGCAATTGAACACGATGCGTTTCATCTTCAACTTCAACAATCACAATGGCCTTAGAGTGTGCAGGCAATTCGAAAAGACGGCGTCCAATAGATGGCAACGCTGTTTCGTCACCAATCATCAAGTACCAATCGAAGCTATACGGAACAACCCTAGATCCGCGAGGTCCACCGATTGTTAATTCGGCACCTACTTGTGCCTGTGACGCCCATGATGAACCTGGCCCTTCACCGTGAAGCACGAACTCAATATCCAACTCTAAAGCATTGTTGTCGTATCTGCGCGGTGTATAGTCACGCATGATAGGTTTATCTTCTCCAGAAGAAGGTAAAAAGACCTTGATATGATCATCGGGCGATAACGATACAAAATCTTTAAGCTCGGAACCGGTAAAAGTAATCCGGCGCATACGGGAATTTAATTCTTCAATCTTCTTTACCGTTAATGTGCGCTGTTTCAGTTGATGCATCACCGTTTTAATTTCACGATCTGGTGTTGACATAAATTTACCCTTTGAGCTTTCGAATCTCTTCAGTGGCGCGGTCAATAACTTCTGCCACCTTCAGTT containing:
- a CDS encoding siderophore-interacting protein, with amino-acid sequence MSTPDREIKTVMHQLKQRTLTVKKIEELNSRMRRITFTGSELKDFVSLSPDDHIKVFLPSSGEDKPIMRDYTPRRYDNNALELDIEFVLHGEGPGSSWASQAQVGAELTIGGPRGSRVVPYSFDWYLMIGDETALPSIGRRLFELPAHSKAIVIVEVEDETHRVQLPLSENVQVQWLYRHGRKPGSAEQFKNEILKTGFPVGDYFVWIATEKSVAMQLRDLLVTVRGANEQWVKATGYWNASKDDHHG